In the Desulfuromonas sp. DDH964 genome, CCTACGCCTTCGGCGATCTGCTAGGGGACATAGGCAAGTGGCTGCTATTGGGCATCTCCATCGCCGGGGTGGTCGCCTACTTCGTTCCGGACGACTTCTTCACCCGCTATCTCGGCAATGAACTTTTGTCTCTGCTAATCATGCTCGGAGTGGGGATTCCCCTCTACATCTGTGCCAGCGCTTCGACCCCAGTGGCAGCAGCCTTAGTCCTCAAGGGACTCTCTCCGGGTGCAGCACTGGTCTTTCTGCTGGCCGGACCGGCCACCAATGCGGCAACCATCACTGTGGTCGCCCGTTATTTCGGTCGGGCAGCGACTATCGTCTACCTGTGCTCGATCGCCCTCTGCTCCTTGGCTCTTGGGTGGCTCACCAACCGCATCTACGCCTGGAGCGGACTCGATATCACGCGGTGGGTGAGCGAGGTCGGCGCGGCTGCCGATTCCCCTATGATGGTGGCTGCGGCCGTGGCACTTCTGCTGCTTCTGGCGCGATGCTACTGGCCGCGCGGAAAAGACGCAGATTGTGGATGCCAGACCTCCGAAGCCGACGGCACCTGAAGCCCCTCCTGCTGACCGGCGGTTCGTCGGTCCAAATGTCTGAACTACCTAAAACAGGCAATTGATTGCGGCGATCCAGCCCCCGGTACTGTATCGCCTCGGCCAAATGCTGCTGATGGATATTTTCTTCTCCCACCAGATAAGCAATCGTCCGTGCCACCTTGAGGATACGACTGTAGCTACGTGCCGACAGCCCCAGCTTGTCGGTGACCATCTCCAGCAGTTTCTGCCCCTGGTCGTCCACCGGGCAGAATTTGCGGATATGCCGGGCGGCCATGGCGGCGTTGGCGTGCAGGCCATAGGGAGCAAGACGCTCGCGCTGGATCGTGCGGGCTTTTTCTACCCGGGCACGGATGGTTGCCGAAGATTCCCCTTCGACCGGATCGGCCAGATCCTTGTGCGGCACCCGTGGGACATCGATCTGCAGGTCGATTCTATCCAGCAATGGTCCTGACAATCGCCGCCGATAACTTTGGATGTCGTGCGGTGTACAAGTACATAAGTTACTGAAATCACCGAGGAATCCACACTTGCAGGGTTGCGTGTATCTTTTCCTACTTTTCTGAAGCAGCCAACCAAGCCCACAAAATCGAAATTCCCCTTCAAATTCAACCACTTTCCGAGTTCGCTCAAGAACCGGTCACCCTCGGAGACCACCTGCGCCGGCGCCGTCTCGAACTCGGTCTGTACCAAAAAGATGTCGCGGCCAAGCTCGGAGTAACTACCTCCACCATCTGGAACTGGGAGCACGGGTGGACCGCCGATTTCCGGTACATCCCCCAGATCGTCACCTTCCTCGGCTACAATCCCATCCCCTGTCCCGATGATCTACTGGAAAGATTGGCCTGGTACAAGCAGGTCAACGGTCTGACTCTGGAACAGCTCGGTGCCGAGATGGGTCGCGATCCTGAGCAGTTGGCCGAATGGCTGAGTGGGAGACACAAGCCGTGTCGGCGGAATCGAGAGGAGCTTGATCTTTTCTTGTCGGTTCACTCCCAAGGGCCTGGGGCGGTCCAGCGAGAGGGTGCCGCCTTGCCGGAAGACAGCGCGACGGTGAGCGGCAGGAGGAATTCCTTGACAGAAAGTACGACCTCCGAGAACAACGCGGGAACGTGATCCTGCCGCAGACGCCTTTGGAAAGCTGCCCACTGAGTCTGCTTAGCCTCGGCGAAACCATCGGTGAAGGCCTCGATTACATCGGGAAGTGGGGTGCCGCGTCGGTCAAAAGTGAGGCGGATGGCCTCGGCCAGGTTTTCTCCCACGAAATCGAATTGCCGACAGAGCAGCCAGATGTCGTAGAAGTCCTTCATCCGGCTGTTCAACTCGCGCAGTTTCACCATCGCCTCGAACTTTTCGGCAATGGCGCTTTCGCGGCTGTAGCACAGCAGGCGTGGTGCAGGCGAATCCAGCAAGGTCGGCAGGTCAGACTTTTCCGGTCCAGGGAAAACGACATCGCCGAAACCGATGTCGACCTGCATGTTGACCCTGGCCGAATCCAATGTCCCTCGAAAGCGAACCCGGATCCCTTCATAGTCGGCATCCTCCGTAATCCTTTCGGCCTGAATCGTGTCCGGGCCGAAGACCAGTCCGTCCGGGTCCACTTCGGCGGAAAGGATATCCCGAATCTGCGCGACAATGCTGGCCGTTTCATTGTTTGTGCGGCCCAGCAGGTCGATGTCCATGGTCGGTCGCAACTCTGCTGACCGCCAGGCTCTCAACATCAGGGCACCTTTGAGGATGAACCGGTCGGCATGCTCCGATTGCGACAGCCGGAAGAGGAAGCGCTCCATCGCGTAATACTGGAGCAGTTCATTAAACGGCCGCCGATCGCTTCTGGCCCGGTTGAGGAGGCGTTGTCGGACCGAAGCAGCGGTGTTCTTGAGAGCCTTCGCGCTCACAGCGTCGCCTCCAGGTAGGGCTTCATCACCTTGTCCACACGGCAAATTTGCGCATATTCGAGCACTCCCGCCAGGTTGAATTTCTTCCGCGCCTTGTAGAGTTTCAGCGCTTCCAGAACCACATCCATCCCGATTTTGTTGCGGAACTTGAAACAGTCCGCCAGGGTCTTCTCCGGGCTGTAGATTCGAACAGGGACGCCATCGATTTGGTGCTCCTCAATCCCGGCCCGGAAGGCGGCATCGGAAAATTTATGGGCGCGAATCGGCGGAAAATCAAGGGACGGCATCCGAGAGTCCCGGGGCACGGCGACAGAGACCTCGTGGGGAATCTGAGTGGTGATTCCGTGGAAGGCCAATGCGGAAATGAGGCAGATGACGGCGTTCGGAAACCGAAGGCTTACCGTCACCAGGTCGGGGTTGCCGATGGGCGGCAGCTCCGCCAAGCGATAGACTCCTCGCGTCACCTGCTCGATGATGCCCTTGTCCCGCAGGGTGTACAGCATGTACCGTGTTATTCCGTGAGCGAGAGCTTCGCTCATGTGCAGCTGGCCGCCATGCTGTCGGAAAATTTCCTCAGGGGATTTTTTCGATATAAAACCAGACAAAATGACTCCATTTATATAAAAGTGGGAACATTTTGTCTGTAACTGTTCCAGAATGCAAGGGAAAAATTGGAAAGCTGGATATTCATATCAGAATCAATGTAGGCGCGGGATCTGCGGCATACCTCCCTGCTCAAAAGGATTCACGCGAAAATTTCTGTCGAAGATGGAAAGATGAGGGGTTCATAGGATTTGCTTCTTCGCCACGATTCGGATGGAAAACCGCTCACCTTCCCGAATTTCCGTCGTCAAACCCTCTTTCAGGACAAGGTTCCAGATCTCTTTCGTCCGGCCGAAGCGGCTGCCCATCAGGACCAGTTTCTCGAGAAGGGCAAGCCCCTTGACCGGCAGTCGGCGGATGTCGAATTCCTCGATTACCAACAGCCCGCCCGGGGCGAGGACCCTTGCCAACTCACGAATCACCTGCCGTTGGCGCGGGAAATGATGCAAGGAATCGACTACCATGATCCGCTCGAAGATATCATCTGGGAAAGGGAGAAGGGCCACATCGGTTTGGACCGGATGGAGTCCGCCCTTTTTCCGGGCCTGACGCAGCATGCCTGAGGAAATGTCGGCAACCACAAGCTGCCCAACCATAGGGCGCAAGGAGGCGGATACCCGACCGGTTCCACCTCCGGCATCTAGCAGGCGGCCATTTACCGGAGCTCAAGCAGCTTCCTCCATAGTTCATGGTCGATAGGCCCAAGGAAAAGCCCTGCGATTCGGTCATAGACCGGCGCCAGAATGTCAAAATGAGAAATCACGTTTAACCTGACCTTCGATTTCGAAGATAGACCGATTGCCCATTTTGCAAGCAATAGCTTTGATCCTCCTTTTTCATCCTACCACTCTCCTTAGGCCGAAGACCGTTTCCGTTGAAATCTTTACGGAATTTGACATCCAGGGGCGTCAAGGTAATCTGAAAGCGTTGCTTTTACTGTGAAGCACAGGAGGAGAAAGATGAAAAGGCGGTGGAACTTCCTTGTCTGGGCCCTTGCGGTGGGCCTCCTCATTGTCGTTATCCCCGGCAGCGGCTGGACTCAGGGAATGATGGGCGGTCGCGGTGGCATGATGGGCGAAGGGATGCGCGAGATGATGCAGCAGATGATGGGCGATATGCTGCCTCCTCCCATGGATCCCGCCTTTCTGCCGGATCCGGATTCGGAAGGGGCGCGGCTACTTCAGCGGTTCTGCACGCAGTGCCATTACCTGCCGGGGCCGGGTCTGCATACCTCAGCAGAGTGGCCGGAGGTGGTGAACAGGATGAACCGACGCATGCAGATGATGAGCCGCCGCGGCATGATGATGATGGGAAGGGTCGACGCCCCCGCCGAAGGGGAGCTTGCCGCCATCCTCGACTACCTCCAGAAACACGCCCAGAAACCCCTGGCCGAAAGACTCTCCCCGGCGCTGGAGAGCGAAGCTGGGCAGTTCTTCCGCGCGGTCTGCTCCCAGTGTCACGTCCTGCCCGACCCCGGCCAGCACAGCGCCTCGGAGTGGCCGGCAGTGGTCGAACGGATGAAAGGGTACATGGCGGCCGTGGGCAAGCCGGTTCCGGAGGAAAAGACGGTCAGGGACATCGTCGGCTTCCTGCAACGGCACGGACGCACCGAAAAATAGTCCCGAATCGGAGGCAAGGAGGATGAGCATATGATGCACGGCGGCGGAATGATGGACGGTTGGGGAATGATGGGTCCGGCAATGTGGATCTTCATGCTTCTGCTCTGGGGCTTCGCCATTCTCGGATTGGTCTGTGCCGTTCGCTGGTTGGCCACCCGGGGCAAAGTCGGCAAGGAGCAAGGGTCGCCGGCGTCGCCACTCGACATCCTCAAAGCCCGCTACGCTAAAGGTGAGATCGGAAAGGAGGAGTTCGAGAGGATGAAAAAGGATCTGGAATAGAATCGGCCCCGTGGAGTTCATGCGAACATGAAATCCCCATCTGAAACACTCCTCAGGCTTCTTGCCGCATGTGCCTTTCTCCTGGCGCCGGCCGCCGGTGCGCTGGCCGAGGTCACTCTCACACACGTTCATGGCCTGGCCTACAGCGCCGATGGCAAGCGCCTCTTTGTCCCCAGCCATCATGGATTTGCCATTTACGAGGGGGGCAAGTGGGCCAAGGCGCCGGGTCCCGAGCACGACTACATGGGATTTACCGCAACCAGAAACCGCTTCTACAGCAGCGGCCATCCGGCAGAGAGCTCGCGGCTCGTCGACCCCTTCGGACTTATGCGCAGCGACGACGGCGGCAAGAGCTGGAGTAGGCTCGGGCTGGAGGGAGAATCTGATTTCCACCAGCTCGCCGCGGGCTACGGCAGCAACGCCGTGTACGTCTACAACCACGCGCCCAACTCCCGGATGCCGGAGGCGGGGATTTACTTCACCCTGAACGACGGGGACGCCTGGCAGCGTGCGCGGGCCGAGGGGCTGCGCGGTGAGCCGGCCGGCATCGCGGTCCATCCCGAGGACCCAAATGTTGTCGCCGTCGCCACCAAGAGCGGCCTGTATCTCTCGGCTGACTCCGGCGCAAGCTTTCGCGCGCTCGCCTCGGGCCCGGTCTATTCAGTCCTCTTCGACCTCGACGGCCGGCATCTCTGGTATGGCGGCTACGCCGAGGCGCCGACGCTGATTCGGCTTGATTGGCGAACGGAGGAGCAGCAGAGCGTAACGGTGCCACCTCTTGGTCGAGATGCGGTGGCCTTCATCGCGCAGAACCCTGCGGGTCGAAGCGAATACGCCATCGCCACCTTCAAGCGCAGCGTCTTTCTCAGCCGGGACGGCGGAAAGAGCTGGAAAGAGATCGCCCGTGAGGGGAAGGGGTTGGATCGGTAACCCTTGGGCATGCAGTAACGGTTATTGCCTGGCCATACTGACCTGGGTTGACATTTGTTTGCACTTGAACCTATAGTAAAAGCAGATTGCTGACTGAGTTGGTGGGCTTTTTTGAGTGGTAAGTCCAGCTTTGGGCTATTCTGGGGACCCAACCTTGTTGGGTGAAGGCGAATGCCGATCCGCCTTTTTTCTATTTTCCTGCTCCTGAGCATGCTCGCCCCGGCGGGTTCGCTCGGCTCGGTGCTTTACCAGTGCCGCATGGACGGACAGGTCCGGCAGGCCTGCTGCTGCCGGGATGCAGGGAGCCAACAAACCCCGCTTGTCGCTTTCGGTGGACAGGAAGGCTGTTGCGACCTCAAGGCGGCCGAGGACCAACCGACCCCGGCCACGCATGAGCGAACCCTCCTTACGATCGATGCTCCCCAGGTGGCGTGCCTTCCCCCTTCAGTCACCCACTCACGACTCTCTGAACTTCCCCGCAGTAACCCTCCCGAAGATGTGCTCGTCCACAAACCCCGCGGCGCCCCTCCTGTCTACCTGCGTACCTGTTCCTTTCTGATTTGATCTCCAGCAACGTCGTCGACTGAACCAAGCAAGGGACCAGTGCGTCTTTCGCAGGTTTGTCCGTGGCCGGACACGCTTTTTTCCGGCCCTGATCCGACAGTTGGCAAAGGAGAACGATCATGATTTCAATACTTCTGTTCTGGGGGGTCTCCATTCTCGGTGCGGTGTGCGCAGTCCAGTGGTTGCTGGATTGGCAGCCTGGGCCGGCAGAGAAGGAGAGGCCCCTCGACATCCTTACCGCTCGCTACGTCAGGGGGGAGCTCAGTCTGGAGGAGTTTGTGAAGATGAAAAAGGCTCTAGAGTAGGGCTCCAGAACCCGGCGGATAGGGGCGAATGAGTCGTCTCCACCTTCCGGACGAATTGTGATGTATGAGCGCAAATCAGCAACAGTAATTCAACCCCAAACGTAATAAAAGGAGCACGAACCGATGAAAATCTTTTCTCTGGCAGCACTCTTGGCCCTCGGTTTAGTTTTTCACCCTTTCGGGACGGCGGCCGAAGCATCCGACATGCAAGGCATGAAGCACGAGGGGATGCACATGAAGGGCGACATGGTCCTGATTGGCGACCAAGTCGTGGACGGGGTGAAAGCGATGGCCCACATCATGGTGTATGATGATGCCGCCAGGGTGTCCATGGCAAAAATGGGCATGGACGCCACACACCATCTCATGATGCTGTTTGTCGATGAGCAGAGCGGTCGTTCCATTGCGGGGGGATCGGCGGCGCTCAAGATCCAGACCAAGGAAGGTGATGCCGGCAACCCCACTAAACTAATGCCGATGAAAATGGAAATTGGCTCTGGTTTCGGCAGTGACATTGCCCTTCCGGAAAAGGGCGAAGTCACCTTCCTGGTCGGCACCAAGCTCGAGGACGGCAAGAAGCGCCAGTTCGAGTTCAACTTCCATCAATAAAAATCGATATCGTCGAGGCCCCCAATTTTAGGGGCCTCAGCTTTTCCCCAAGGGTAGTCTTGAGGTTTTCCCAGGGCTCTCACGATGTGTCCCGCGGACCAATTTCCGTCACAGCGAGACCGCGCCGAGCCCACCAGAATCCGAGCAGAGGGATGACGATCCACTGGGCGATGGGTGAGAGGCCCACGTCGAGCACGGGGACGATGGGCATCCACTCCGAGTAGGCCCAGGCCCCTTTCACGCTCGTGTTCAGCCACTCGCTCCATACCGTGTACGAAACTCCAAGCGCCGTCGAGGTTGCCGCCACCCGGAGGAATCGCTCCAGCGGCCAAGCCGAGCCCCCGATCAGGACGGCCCCCAGCAGGAGGGACCCGGAAGCGATGAGGAGATCGCCGCCGGT is a window encoding:
- a CDS encoding F510_1955 family glycosylhydrolase, which codes for MKSPSETLLRLLAACAFLLAPAAGALAEVTLTHVHGLAYSADGKRLFVPSHHGFAIYEGGKWAKAPGPEHDYMGFTATRNRFYSSGHPAESSRLVDPFGLMRSDDGGKSWSRLGLEGESDFHQLAAGYGSNAVYVYNHAPNSRMPEAGIYFTLNDGDAWQRARAEGLRGEPAGIAVHPEDPNVVAVATKSGLYLSADSGASFRALASGPVYSVLFDLDGRHLWYGGYAEAPTLIRLDWRTEEQQSVTVPPLGRDAVAFIAQNPAGRSEYAIATFKRSVFLSRDGGKSWKEIAREGKGLDR
- a CDS encoding ATP-binding protein, which produces MVEFEGEFRFCGLGWLLQKSRKRYTQPCKCGFLGDFSNLCTCTPHDIQSYRRRLSGPLLDRIDLQIDVPRVPHKDLADPVEGESSATIRARVEKARTIQRERLAPYGLHANAAMAARHIRKFCPVDDQGQKLLEMVTDKLGLSARSYSRILKVARTIAYLVGEENIHQQHLAEAIQYRGLDRRNQLPVLGSSDIWTDEPPVSRRGFRCRRLRRSGIHNLRLFRAASSIAPEAAEVPRPQPPS
- a CDS encoding nucleotidyl transferase AbiEii/AbiGii toxin family protein, producing the protein MSAKALKNTAASVRQRLLNRARSDRRPFNELLQYYAMERFLFRLSQSEHADRFILKGALMLRAWRSAELRPTMDIDLLGRTNNETASIVAQIRDILSAEVDPDGLVFGPDTIQAERITEDADYEGIRVRFRGTLDSARVNMQVDIGFGDVVFPGPEKSDLPTLLDSPAPRLLCYSRESAIAEKFEAMVKLRELNSRMKDFYDIWLLCRQFDFVGENLAEAIRLTFDRRGTPLPDVIEAFTDGFAEAKQTQWAAFQRRLRQDHVPALFSEVVLSVKEFLLPLTVALSSGKAAPSRWTAPGPWE
- a CDS encoding SHOCT domain-containing protein — encoded protein: MISILLFWGVSILGAVCAVQWLLDWQPGPAEKERPLDILTARYVRGELSLEEFVKMKKALE
- a CDS encoding SHOCT domain-containing protein — protein: MMHGGGMMDGWGMMGPAMWIFMLLLWGFAILGLVCAVRWLATRGKVGKEQGSPASPLDILKARYAKGEIGKEEFERMKKDLE
- a CDS encoding class I SAM-dependent methyltransferase yields the protein MRPMVGQLVVADISSGMLRQARKKGGLHPVQTDVALLPFPDDIFERIMVVDSLHHFPRQRQVIRELARVLAPGGLLVIEEFDIRRLPVKGLALLEKLVLMGSRFGRTKEIWNLVLKEGLTTEIREGERFSIRIVAKKQIL
- a CDS encoding SO_0444 family Cu/Zn efflux transporter produces the protein MFETVTGILIECWEILVESAPYVLFGFFAAGVLKALLPEETVARHLGKNSTASVLKASLFGIPLPLCSCGVIPAAIGLRKQGASKGASAAFLVSVPETGVDSIAITYALLDPIMTVVRPVASFITATVTGLLINRLPEDGPEPAGSGSRKGDGSCGCASSCRGNLTAPEPRPPLGRRLRNGLAYAFGDLLGDIGKWLLLGISIAGVVAYFVPDDFFTRYLGNELLSLLIMLGVGIPLYICASASTPVAAALVLKGLSPGAALVFLLAGPATNAATITVVARYFGRAATIVYLCSIALCSLALGWLTNRIYAWSGLDITRWVSEVGAAADSPMMVAAAVALLLLLARCYWPRGKDADCGCQTSEADGT
- a CDS encoding type IV toxin-antitoxin system AbiEi family antitoxin domain-containing protein, which encodes MSKKSPEEIFRQHGGQLHMSEALAHGITRYMLYTLRDKGIIEQVTRGVYRLAELPPIGNPDLVTVSLRFPNAVICLISALAFHGITTQIPHEVSVAVPRDSRMPSLDFPPIRAHKFSDAAFRAGIEEHQIDGVPVRIYSPEKTLADCFKFRNKIGMDVVLEALKLYKARKKFNLAGVLEYAQICRVDKVMKPYLEATL